The Thermobispora bispora DSM 43833 genome window below encodes:
- the rlmN gene encoding 23S rRNA (adenine(2503)-C(2))-methyltransferase RlmN yields MSEHPDSGLPGNRPPAPVRLTLTAPRRAKPPRHLADLTMAERRDAVAELGERPFRADQLSRHYFGRLTASPEQMTDLPGGSRDRLVSALLPPLLTPVRELACDGGTTRKTLWRLFDGALVESVLMRYPDRTTICVSSQAGCGMNCPFCATGQAGLTRNLSTAEIVEQVVAGARSLAKGEVPGGPGRISNVVFMGMGEPMANYKAVVAAIRRLTSPVPEGLGISARGITVSTVGLVPAIERLAQEGLPVTLAVSLHAPDDELRDTLVPINTRWKVAEVLDAAWNYAAVTKRRVSIEYALIRDINDQEWRADLLGRLLQGRLAHVNLIPLNPTPGSPWTASRPRDERAFVRRLESYGIPVTVRDTRGREIDGACGQLAARDREDRKAGAR; encoded by the coding sequence GTGAGCGAGCACCCCGACAGCGGCCTGCCCGGCAACCGGCCGCCGGCACCCGTGCGGCTGACCTTGACCGCGCCCCGCCGCGCCAAGCCGCCCCGCCACCTCGCCGACCTCACCATGGCCGAACGCCGGGATGCGGTGGCCGAACTGGGGGAGAGGCCGTTCCGCGCCGACCAGCTCTCCCGGCACTACTTCGGCAGGCTCACCGCCTCGCCCGAGCAGATGACCGATCTGCCCGGCGGGAGCCGCGACCGGCTGGTGAGCGCCCTGCTGCCGCCGCTGCTCACCCCGGTCCGGGAGCTCGCCTGTGACGGCGGCACCACGCGGAAGACCCTCTGGCGGCTGTTCGACGGCGCGCTCGTCGAGTCCGTGCTGATGCGCTACCCCGACCGCACCACCATCTGCGTCTCCTCGCAGGCGGGGTGCGGCATGAACTGCCCGTTCTGCGCCACCGGCCAGGCCGGGCTGACCCGGAACCTCTCCACGGCCGAGATCGTCGAGCAGGTCGTCGCCGGGGCCCGGTCGCTCGCCAAGGGCGAGGTGCCGGGCGGGCCGGGCCGGATCAGCAACGTGGTCTTCATGGGCATGGGCGAGCCCATGGCGAACTACAAGGCCGTGGTGGCCGCGATCCGCCGGCTCACCTCCCCGGTCCCCGAAGGGCTCGGCATCTCGGCCCGCGGCATCACGGTCTCCACCGTCGGTCTCGTTCCCGCCATCGAACGGCTGGCCCAGGAGGGCCTCCCCGTGACGCTCGCCGTCTCGCTCCACGCGCCCGACGACGAGCTGCGGGACACCCTCGTGCCGATCAACACCCGGTGGAAGGTGGCCGAGGTGCTCGACGCGGCCTGGAACTACGCGGCCGTCACCAAGCGGCGGGTGTCCATCGAGTACGCCCTGATCAGGGACATCAACGACCAGGAGTGGCGCGCGGACCTGCTCGGCCGGCTGCTCCAGGGCAGGCTCGCGCACGTCAACCTGATCCCGCTCAACCCCACCCCGGGCTCCCCGTGGACGGCCTCGCGGCCGCGGGACGAGCGGGCGTTCGTCCGCCGCCTGGAGTCGTACGGCATCCCCGTCACGGTACGGGACACCCGGGGCCGGGAGATCGACGGCGCCTGCGGCCAGCTCGCGGCGCGGGACCGGGAGGACCGGAAGGCCGGGGCCCGCTGA
- a CDS encoding DivIVA domain-containing protein has protein sequence MFRPARFGMGYHEDEVDAFLDRVVATLRGTAEHPLTAQDVRDAMFTTVVLRTGYAIDEVDALLAEIAGLLERHGTPPCRQAVKRA, from the coding sequence GTGTTCCGCCCGGCCCGGTTCGGCATGGGCTACCACGAGGACGAGGTCGACGCGTTCCTCGACCGGGTGGTCGCCACCCTGCGCGGGACCGCCGAGCACCCGCTCACCGCGCAGGACGTGCGGGACGCGATGTTCACCACGGTGGTGCTCCGCACGGGGTACGCGATCGACGAGGTGGACGCGCTCCTCGCGGAGATCGCCGGCCTGCTCGAGCGGCACGGGACCCCGCCGTGCCGCCAGGCGGTGAAGCGCGCCTGA
- a CDS encoding PucR family transcriptional regulator encodes MGDSTLTVEHLIRAPALQLRVLAGHRGLDRSVSWAHVSELEDPTPWLLGAEIIMTTGIGVPRDPDAQRAYLERLDDAGVAALALSAGLHVPPLSPAFFAAAEERGFPVLEVPLAVPFIAIAQEVAAAVQEDQRQRLGAQLQVFGALRWIASEGLDPAGLFRRLERLSGYDVYLSTPQGRPLLPGVPVPPPTVPLPTSADTAPTIPGGFVLPVPAPDGPAGFLVALEREGARPAGLAVVQHIATVAALQVAMVRSERETLRRQGAETLAELLQDVLDPAAARRRLARMGLPPGADVVLIAVRRAPEEAVVQALDEFPHLMLRHHETLFVLAPHLVAGPGGAERLPVYEAARLRDIPGIAAGVSRPLAQGDPLRIARREALWAASRAAESGQPLVAYGEDPMGRWLPDDVNVLSDLVEHVLGDVLRYDAEHGSQLLVSVRTWMERDRRLEDAAKALHIHANTLAYRLRRFGALTGRDLTTTADFAEVWLAIRAAEQLGVASGGPAPGEEHARRDRRPG; translated from the coding sequence GTGGGTGACAGCACACTGACCGTGGAGCACCTGATCCGGGCCCCGGCCCTCCAGCTCCGCGTGCTCGCCGGGCACCGCGGACTCGACCGGTCCGTCTCCTGGGCGCACGTCAGCGAGCTCGAGGACCCGACACCGTGGCTGCTCGGCGCGGAGATCATCATGACCACCGGGATCGGCGTGCCCCGCGACCCGGACGCGCAGCGCGCCTACCTCGAGCGGCTCGACGACGCCGGGGTCGCGGCGCTCGCCCTCAGCGCCGGCCTCCACGTGCCCCCGCTCTCCCCCGCCTTCTTCGCGGCCGCCGAGGAGCGCGGCTTCCCGGTGCTCGAGGTGCCGCTCGCCGTCCCCTTCATCGCCATCGCCCAGGAGGTCGCGGCCGCGGTCCAGGAGGACCAGCGGCAGCGGCTCGGCGCCCAGCTCCAGGTGTTCGGCGCGCTCCGCTGGATCGCCTCCGAAGGGCTCGACCCGGCCGGGCTCTTCCGGCGGCTGGAGCGGCTCTCCGGGTACGACGTCTACCTGAGCACCCCGCAGGGGCGCCCGCTGCTGCCCGGGGTGCCCGTGCCGCCGCCCACGGTCCCCCTGCCCACCTCGGCCGACACCGCGCCCACCATCCCCGGCGGCTTCGTCCTGCCCGTGCCCGCCCCGGACGGCCCGGCCGGGTTCCTCGTCGCCCTCGAGCGCGAGGGCGCGCGGCCCGCCGGGCTCGCCGTCGTCCAGCACATCGCGACCGTCGCCGCCCTCCAGGTGGCGATGGTGCGCAGCGAACGGGAGACCCTACGCCGGCAGGGCGCCGAGACCCTGGCCGAGCTGCTGCAGGACGTGCTCGATCCGGCCGCCGCCCGCCGGCGGCTCGCCCGGATGGGCCTGCCGCCCGGCGCGGACGTGGTGCTGATCGCGGTGCGGCGGGCGCCCGAGGAGGCCGTGGTCCAGGCGCTCGACGAGTTCCCGCACCTGATGCTCCGCCACCACGAGACCCTCTTCGTGCTCGCCCCCCACCTCGTTGCCGGCCCCGGCGGCGCGGAGCGGCTGCCGGTGTACGAGGCGGCGCGGCTGCGCGACATCCCCGGCATCGCGGCCGGGGTGAGCCGGCCGCTGGCCCAAGGGGACCCCCTCCGGATCGCCCGGCGCGAGGCGCTCTGGGCCGCCTCCCGGGCGGCCGAGTCCGGGCAGCCGTTGGTGGCCTACGGGGAGGACCCCATGGGCCGGTGGCTGCCCGACGACGTGAACGTCCTCTCCGACCTGGTCGAGCACGTGCTCGGCGACGTGCTCCGGTACGACGCGGAGCACGGTTCGCAGCTCCTCGTCTCGGTCCGCACCTGGATGGAGCGCGACCGCCGCCTGGAGGACGCGGCGAAGGCGCTCCACATCCACGCGAACACGCTCGCCTACCGGCTGCGCCGCTTCGGCGCGCTCACCGGCCGCGACCTCACCACCACCGCCGACTTCGCCGAGGTGTGGCTCGCCATCCGGGCCGCCGAGCAGCTCGGCGTGGCCTCCGGCGGGCCCGCGCCGGGAGAGGAACACGCCCGGCGGGACCGGCGCCCCGGCTGA
- a CDS encoding purine-cytosine permease family protein, with translation MDTPYTVSPWKKIVAGSQRITEIETYGVERIPDADRTARPFDLFRLAFGGANTFATCVLGAFPILFGLSFWQGVAATLLGLVAGALLLAPMALFGPANGTNNAVSSSAHFGVHGRIVGSFLSLLTAITFFSISVWSSGDALVGGAAKFIDLPENEPVYGVAYAIFAVLVLIVCVYGFRFMLFVNKIAVVAASLLFVLGAIAFAGDFDPSYPGTFASTSDPLFWPSFIGAALIVLSNPVSFGAFLGDWARYIPASTPRWRVMAAAFFSQIATILPFFFGLATASIIATKAAPYLDPEAPNYVGGLLAIAPSWYFFPVCLIALIGGMSTGTTALYGTGLDFSSVFPRFSRVQATLFIGTLSIVFIFVGRFAANLTTSISTFATLIITCTAPWMVIMMIGYVTRRGWYDPEALQVFNRRQRGGRYWFTHGWNWRSMSAWIVSAVIALLFTNIPGQFVGPFGELAGGVDISLPLALVLPAALYLALLLIFPEPRAAYGPAGPRLVRAVETSVPPIVDRDRVLAEAQGVR, from the coding sequence ATCGACACCCCGTACACCGTCTCCCCGTGGAAGAAGATCGTGGCTGGTTCGCAACGGATAACCGAGATCGAGACGTACGGGGTCGAACGGATCCCCGACGCCGACCGCACGGCGCGCCCGTTCGACCTGTTCCGGCTCGCCTTCGGCGGCGCCAACACCTTCGCGACCTGCGTGCTCGGCGCCTTCCCCATCCTCTTCGGCCTCTCGTTCTGGCAGGGCGTCGCCGCCACCCTGCTCGGCCTCGTCGCCGGCGCCCTCCTGCTCGCGCCCATGGCGCTGTTCGGCCCGGCCAACGGCACCAACAACGCCGTCTCGTCCTCCGCGCACTTCGGCGTGCACGGCCGGATCGTCGGGTCCTTCCTCTCCCTGCTCACCGCGATCACCTTCTTCTCCATCTCGGTGTGGTCCTCGGGTGACGCGCTGGTGGGCGGGGCGGCCAAGTTCATCGACCTGCCGGAGAACGAGCCGGTCTACGGGGTCGCCTACGCGATCTTCGCCGTGCTCGTGCTCATCGTGTGCGTGTACGGCTTCCGCTTCATGCTCTTCGTCAACAAGATCGCGGTGGTCGCGGCGTCGCTCCTCTTCGTGCTGGGCGCGATCGCGTTCGCCGGGGACTTCGACCCGTCCTACCCCGGGACCTTCGCCTCCACCTCGGACCCGCTGTTCTGGCCCTCGTTCATCGGGGCCGCGCTGATCGTGCTGTCGAACCCGGTGTCGTTCGGCGCGTTCCTCGGCGACTGGGCCCGCTACATCCCGGCGAGCACCCCGCGGTGGCGGGTGATGGCCGCGGCGTTCTTCAGCCAGATCGCCACCATCCTCCCCTTCTTCTTCGGCCTCGCCACCGCGTCGATCATCGCGACCAAGGCGGCGCCGTACCTCGACCCGGAGGCCCCCAACTACGTCGGCGGGCTGCTGGCGATCGCGCCGTCCTGGTACTTCTTCCCGGTCTGCCTGATCGCCCTGATCGGCGGCATGTCCACCGGCACCACCGCGCTCTACGGCACCGGGCTCGACTTCTCCAGCGTCTTCCCGCGGTTCAGCCGGGTGCAGGCGACCCTGTTCATCGGCACGCTGTCGATCGTCTTCATCTTCGTCGGCCGGTTCGCCGCCAACCTGACCACGAGCATCTCCACGTTCGCCACGCTGATCATCACCTGCACCGCGCCGTGGATGGTGATCATGATGATCGGCTACGTCACCCGGCGCGGCTGGTACGACCCCGAGGCGCTGCAGGTGTTCAACCGGCGGCAGCGCGGCGGGCGCTACTGGTTCACCCACGGCTGGAACTGGCGGAGCATGTCGGCCTGGATCGTCTCCGCGGTGATCGCGCTCCTCTTCACCAACATCCCCGGCCAGTTCGTCGGGCCGTTCGGCGAGCTCGCCGGCGGGGTCGACATCTCGCTCCCGCTCGCCCTCGTCCTCCCCGCCGCGCTGTACCTCGCGCTGCTCCTGATCTTCCCGGAGCCGCGCGCCGCGTACGGCCCGGCCGGCCCGCGCCTGGTCCGCGCGGTGGAGACCTCGGTCCCGCCTATCGTTGATCGGGACAGGGTCCTCGCCGAGGCGCAGGGAGTCAGGTGA
- a CDS encoding cyclase family protein, giving the protein MIIDLSVRIGTGMPVYPGDPEVRLEPALTVARDGVNVLALHLGSQSGTHVDAPYHIDDALPTLEELPLERFAGPAAVADVRGLPPRAPIPPEALAPWIVPGRILLIATGWDAHWGRPEYEAHPWLTAEAAELIAESGVPTVGVDALSVDPTPPDELRAHRALCGAHVVIAENLRNLDRLLDAQAAGHEIEVFLLPLHLGAADGAPVRAVARVPG; this is encoded by the coding sequence GTGATCATCGACCTTTCGGTGCGGATCGGCACGGGGATGCCCGTCTACCCCGGCGATCCCGAGGTGCGGCTGGAGCCGGCGCTCACCGTCGCCCGCGACGGCGTGAACGTCCTCGCCCTCCACCTCGGGTCGCAGTCGGGGACGCACGTGGACGCGCCGTACCACATCGACGACGCGCTGCCCACGCTCGAGGAGCTGCCCCTGGAGCGGTTCGCCGGCCCGGCGGCCGTCGCGGACGTGCGCGGCCTGCCGCCCCGCGCGCCGATCCCACCGGAGGCGCTCGCCCCGTGGATCGTGCCCGGGCGGATCCTGCTGATCGCCACGGGCTGGGACGCCCACTGGGGGCGTCCGGAGTACGAGGCGCACCCGTGGCTCACCGCCGAGGCCGCCGAGCTCATCGCCGAGTCGGGGGTCCCCACGGTGGGCGTGGACGCGCTCAGCGTGGACCCCACCCCGCCCGATGAGCTGCGCGCCCACCGCGCGCTCTGCGGGGCGCACGTGGTGATCGCGGAGAACCTGCGGAACCTGGACCGCCTCCTCGACGCCCAGGCGGCCGGGCACGAGATCGAGGTCTTCCTGCTGCCGCTGCACCTGGGCGCCGCCGACGGTGCCCCCGTGCGCGCCGTCGCCCGGGTGCCGGGCTGA
- the speB gene encoding agmatinase — protein MTEPRGPVDASRVPRFAGPATFARLPRLDEVSRADVAVVGIPFDSGVSYRPGARFGPAAVREASRLLRPYHPGLDVSPFARLQVADAGDIACNPFDIKEAIATIEAAAQDLSAPGTRLVTIGGDHTIALPLLRVVHRLHGPVALLHFDAHLDTWDTYFGAEYTHGTPFRRAIEEGLLDTEAISHVGTRGPLYGKQDLDDDARMGFGIVTSADVMRRGPDEVAAMLRERIGDRPLYISIDIDVLDPAHAPGTGTPEAGGLTSRELLEILRGLAGCNLVGADVVEVAPAYDHAEITSIAASHVAYDLISLLALKEKP, from the coding sequence ATGACCGAGCCCCGAGGCCCTGTCGACGCCTCTCGCGTCCCGCGGTTCGCCGGGCCGGCGACCTTCGCCCGGCTGCCCCGCCTCGACGAGGTGAGCCGCGCGGACGTGGCCGTGGTCGGGATCCCGTTCGACAGCGGCGTGTCCTACCGGCCGGGTGCGCGGTTCGGCCCGGCGGCCGTGCGCGAGGCGAGCCGGCTGCTGCGGCCGTACCACCCGGGACTCGACGTGTCGCCGTTCGCCCGCCTGCAGGTGGCCGACGCCGGGGACATCGCGTGCAACCCGTTCGACATCAAGGAGGCGATCGCGACCATCGAGGCGGCCGCGCAGGACCTGTCCGCGCCGGGGACCCGGCTGGTCACGATCGGCGGCGACCACACGATCGCGCTGCCCCTGCTGCGGGTCGTCCACCGCCTCCACGGCCCGGTGGCGCTGCTGCACTTCGACGCCCACCTCGACACCTGGGACACCTACTTCGGCGCGGAGTACACCCACGGCACCCCGTTCCGCCGGGCGATCGAGGAGGGCCTGCTCGACACCGAGGCGATCAGCCACGTCGGCACCCGCGGCCCGCTCTACGGCAAGCAGGACCTCGACGACGACGCGCGCATGGGGTTCGGCATCGTGACGAGCGCCGACGTCATGCGCCGCGGGCCGGACGAGGTGGCCGCGATGCTCCGGGAGCGGATCGGCGACCGGCCGCTGTACATCTCCATCGACATCGACGTGCTCGACCCGGCGCACGCGCCGGGCACCGGGACCCCGGAGGCCGGCGGGCTCACCAGCAGGGAGCTGCTGGAGATCCTGCGCGGGCTGGCCGGGTGCAACCTGGTGGGCGCCGACGTGGTCGAGGTCGCGCCCGCCTACGACCACGCGGAGATCACCTCGATCGCGGCCTCGCACGTCGCCTACGACCTGATCAGCCTGCTCGCGCTGAAGGAGAAGCCATAG
- a CDS encoding Lrp/AsnC family transcriptional regulator: MTTPAKARSSRGGPVPLDDISKRIIEQLQKDGRKPYSAIGKAVGLSEAAVRQRVQRLLELGVMQIVAVTDPLTLGFPRQAMIGIKCEGDVEAVAEELAGIEEIDYVVLTAGSFDVITEVVCESDDHLLEILGKIRAIPTVRATETFVYLKLFKQTYSWGTH; this comes from the coding sequence ATGACGACCCCCGCGAAGGCCCGATCGAGCAGAGGCGGGCCGGTGCCGCTGGACGACATCTCCAAGCGGATCATCGAGCAGCTGCAGAAGGACGGGCGGAAGCCGTACTCGGCCATCGGCAAGGCCGTGGGCCTCTCCGAGGCCGCGGTGCGCCAGCGGGTGCAGCGGCTGCTCGAGCTCGGCGTCATGCAGATCGTCGCGGTCACCGACCCGCTGACGCTGGGCTTCCCCCGCCAGGCGATGATCGGCATCAAGTGCGAAGGCGACGTGGAGGCGGTCGCCGAGGAGCTGGCGGGCATCGAGGAGATCGACTACGTGGTGCTCACGGCCGGCTCGTTCGACGTCATCACCGAAGTGGTCTGCGAGAGCGACGACCATCTGCTGGAGATCCTCGGCAAGATCCGCGCGATCCCGACCGTCCGTGCCACGGAGACGTTCGTCTACCTCAAGCTGTTCAAACAGACGTACTCCTGGGGCACGCACTGA
- a CDS encoding gamma-aminobutyraldehyde dehydrogenase, which produces MTTRLQNFINGKFVDAASGRFSDVIDPTTGEVYAQAPVSGKEDVDAAYAAAAAAFETWGQTTPAERSALLLKIADAIEEHADELNEAECRNTGKPRARMAEDETPVAADHFRFFAGACRTLEGPTANEFLADHTSVIRHEPIGVVGQVTPWNYPLMMAVWKIAPAIAAGNTLVLKPSDTTPVSTLKLAEIIGEILPPGVVNVVTGDRDTGALVVSHPTPRMVAITGSVGAGMSVARAAADDLKRVHLELGGKAPVVVFEDVKDIKAAAQSIAEAGLYNAGQDCTAACRILVQESIHDEFAEALTEAAANTKFGGLDVEDAYFGPLNNANQLARVQGFFERMPDHAKILTGGHRVGDRGYFFAPTVVDGLRQEDEMVQVEIFGPVMTIQTFTDEADALAKANGVKYGLAASVWTTDHGRAMRMSKRLDFGVVWVNTHIPFVSEMPHGGFKHSGYGKDLSVFGLHDYTRVKHVMHYIGE; this is translated from the coding sequence GTGACCACCCGTCTCCAGAACTTCATCAATGGGAAGTTCGTCGATGCCGCGAGCGGGCGATTCTCCGACGTGATCGACCCTACGACAGGTGAGGTGTACGCGCAGGCGCCGGTATCCGGTAAGGAGGACGTCGACGCAGCATACGCCGCCGCAGCTGCGGCGTTCGAGACGTGGGGGCAGACGACGCCGGCGGAGCGGTCCGCCCTGCTGCTGAAGATCGCCGATGCGATCGAGGAGCACGCGGACGAGCTCAACGAGGCGGAGTGCCGGAACACCGGCAAGCCTCGCGCCCGGATGGCCGAGGACGAGACCCCGGTCGCCGCCGACCACTTCCGGTTCTTCGCCGGGGCCTGCCGGACGCTGGAGGGTCCGACCGCCAACGAGTTCCTCGCCGACCACACCTCGGTGATCCGGCACGAGCCGATCGGGGTCGTCGGCCAGGTCACCCCGTGGAACTACCCGCTGATGATGGCGGTATGGAAGATCGCCCCCGCCATCGCGGCCGGCAACACCCTGGTGCTCAAGCCCTCGGACACCACCCCGGTCTCCACGCTCAAGCTCGCCGAGATCATCGGTGAGATCCTCCCGCCCGGCGTGGTCAACGTGGTCACCGGCGACCGGGACACCGGGGCGCTCGTGGTGAGCCACCCGACGCCGCGCATGGTCGCGATCACCGGCTCGGTCGGCGCCGGCATGTCCGTCGCCCGGGCCGCGGCCGACGACCTCAAGCGGGTCCACCTGGAGCTGGGCGGCAAGGCCCCGGTCGTGGTCTTCGAGGACGTCAAGGACATCAAGGCCGCCGCTCAGTCGATCGCCGAGGCCGGCCTCTACAACGCCGGCCAGGACTGCACGGCCGCCTGCCGCATCCTCGTCCAGGAGAGCATCCACGACGAGTTCGCCGAGGCCCTCACCGAGGCCGCCGCGAACACCAAGTTCGGCGGCCTGGACGTCGAGGACGCCTACTTCGGCCCGCTGAACAACGCCAACCAGCTCGCCCGGGTCCAGGGCTTCTTCGAGCGCATGCCCGACCACGCGAAGATCCTCACCGGCGGTCACCGGGTCGGCGACCGCGGCTACTTCTTCGCCCCGACCGTGGTCGACGGCCTCCGCCAGGAGGACGAGATGGTCCAGGTGGAGATCTTCGGCCCGGTCATGACCATCCAGACCTTCACCGACGAGGCCGACGCGCTCGCCAAGGCGAACGGGGTGAAGTACGGCCTGGCCGCCTCGGTGTGGACCACCGACCACGGCCGCGCGATGCGGATGTCGAAGCGGCTCGACTTCGGCGTGGTCTGGGTGAACACCCACATCCCGTTCGTCTCGGAGATGCCCCACGGCGGGTTCAAGCACTCGGGGTACGGCAAGGACCTCTCGGTGTTTGGTTTGCACGACTACACCCGCGTGAAGCACGTTATGCACTACATCGGGGAGTAG
- a CDS encoding ABC transporter ATP-binding protein: protein MTEIQAGAGAAVAAAPRSQDVPAIELENVVKEYVSHGEVVRAVKGVSLAIAEGEFFSLLGPSGCGKTTTMRMIAGFEEPTSGVVRLHGADVTNVPPNKRDVNMVFQSYALFPHMTVWENVAFGLKRKKVPADEIKRRVGEMLEIVHLQGRERRRPQELSGGQQQRVALARALVNRPRALLLDEPLGALDLKLRQHMQIELKRIQREVGITFVYVTHDQSEALTMSDRIAVMREGVVEQLADPREIYERPANEFVAGFIGTSNVLKGTIQQVTGGTAVLALSPVDRILVPVDGTASAGDAITMTVRPEKIMISTEQPEGDLSVVRGTVSEVVYLGTYNSYTVALADGAEVTVFQQNAHDSSVTAERGDTVWLSWQPRHSYVLR, encoded by the coding sequence ATGACAGAGATCCAGGCGGGCGCGGGGGCGGCCGTGGCGGCCGCCCCCCGGTCACAGGACGTGCCCGCCATCGAGCTGGAGAACGTCGTCAAGGAGTACGTCTCCCACGGCGAGGTCGTACGGGCGGTCAAAGGGGTGAGCCTCGCCATCGCGGAAGGCGAGTTCTTCTCCCTGCTCGGCCCGTCGGGGTGCGGCAAGACCACCACCATGCGGATGATCGCCGGGTTCGAGGAGCCCACCTCCGGGGTGGTCCGGCTGCACGGGGCGGACGTCACGAACGTCCCGCCCAACAAGCGCGACGTCAACATGGTCTTCCAGTCCTACGCGCTCTTCCCGCACATGACCGTGTGGGAAAATGTCGCCTTCGGGCTGAAGCGCAAGAAGGTCCCCGCTGACGAGATCAAGCGCCGGGTCGGTGAGATGCTGGAGATCGTCCACCTCCAGGGACGGGAGCGGCGCCGTCCCCAGGAGCTCTCGGGCGGTCAGCAGCAGCGGGTCGCGCTCGCCCGGGCGCTGGTGAACCGGCCGCGGGCGCTCCTCCTCGACGAGCCGCTGGGCGCGCTCGACCTCAAGCTCCGGCAGCACATGCAGATCGAGCTCAAGCGCATCCAGCGGGAGGTGGGCATCACCTTCGTCTACGTCACCCATGACCAGAGCGAGGCGCTCACCATGAGCGACCGCATCGCGGTCATGCGGGAGGGAGTGGTCGAGCAGCTCGCCGATCCCCGGGAGATCTACGAGCGGCCGGCCAACGAGTTCGTCGCCGGGTTCATCGGGACCTCGAACGTGCTCAAGGGTACGATCCAGCAGGTCACCGGTGGCACGGCGGTGCTCGCGCTCAGCCCCGTCGACCGGATCCTCGTCCCGGTCGACGGCACCGCCTCCGCGGGTGACGCCATCACCATGACGGTCCGCCCCGAGAAGATCATGATCTCCACGGAGCAGCCCGAGGGCGATCTCAGCGTCGTCCGGGGCACGGTGTCCGAGGTGGTCTACCTCGGCACCTACAACAGCTACACCGTGGCGCTCGCCGACGGCGCCGAGGTCACCGTCTTCCAGCAGAACGCCCACGACAGCAGCGTCACCGCGGAGCGCGGCGACACCGTCTGGCTCTCCTGGCAGCCCAGGCACTCCTACGTCCTGAGGTAA
- a CDS encoding polyamine ABC transporter substrate-binding protein, translating into MNKDFVNDPAFLRGMTTRRIGRRDAFRLAGLSAAGLALAACGVQGKGSPRPTTSAQVQSEVEKYWSGKVKNGHVNFANWPLYMDPKRPELKKFTERTGITVTYKEVIQDNPSWFAKIQPLLAAGQSIDYDLMVVTNGVHFTQLVRLGYLVPLDHSKLPNFAANAAERYKNESFDPGNVYSIPWASGMTGIAYNPKYVDTPPTKIADLWNPKYKGKVGMMADAQEIANFGLLLLGIKPETSTPDDWEKAAEKLREQRDSGIVRKYYDQSYIDPLAKGDIWLTMAWSGDVFQKNISDGTDLRFVIPEEGATIWTDNMVIPKTAENPVDAIMLMDFFYEVEIAASLAEYINYVTPVPAAQEVVRKHAAEATGEDKRLLEQLAESPLVFPSEEDYAKLHDYRNFTSTEEQQKFEHIFQAITTS; encoded by the coding sequence ATGAACAAGGACTTCGTCAACGACCCAGCGTTCCTCCGCGGCATGACCACCCGCCGGATCGGCCGCCGGGACGCGTTCCGGCTGGCCGGGCTCTCCGCCGCCGGCCTCGCCCTCGCCGCCTGTGGCGTGCAGGGCAAGGGCTCGCCGCGGCCGACCACCTCCGCGCAGGTCCAGTCGGAGGTGGAGAAGTACTGGTCGGGCAAGGTCAAGAACGGCCACGTCAACTTCGCGAACTGGCCGCTCTACATGGACCCCAAGCGGCCCGAGCTGAAGAAGTTCACCGAGCGGACCGGCATCACGGTGACCTACAAGGAGGTCATCCAGGACAACCCGAGCTGGTTCGCCAAGATCCAGCCGCTGCTCGCCGCCGGGCAGTCGATCGACTACGACCTGATGGTCGTCACCAACGGGGTCCACTTCACCCAGCTCGTGCGGCTCGGCTACCTGGTCCCGCTCGACCACTCCAAGCTCCCGAACTTCGCGGCGAACGCGGCGGAGCGGTACAAGAACGAGTCCTTCGACCCGGGGAACGTCTACAGCATCCCGTGGGCGTCCGGCATGACCGGCATCGCCTACAACCCGAAGTACGTCGACACCCCGCCGACGAAGATCGCCGACCTGTGGAACCCCAAGTACAAGGGGAAGGTCGGCATGATGGCCGACGCCCAGGAGATCGCCAACTTCGGCCTGCTGCTGCTCGGCATCAAGCCCGAGACGTCGACCCCGGACGACTGGGAGAAGGCGGCGGAGAAGCTCCGGGAGCAGCGGGACTCCGGCATCGTCCGGAAGTACTACGACCAGTCGTACATCGACCCGCTCGCCAAGGGCGACATCTGGCTCACCATGGCGTGGTCGGGCGACGTCTTCCAGAAGAACATCTCCGACGGCACGGACCTGCGGTTCGTCATCCCCGAGGAGGGGGCGACGATCTGGACCGACAACATGGTGATCCCGAAGACCGCGGAGAACCCGGTCGACGCCATCATGTTGATGGACTTCTTCTACGAGGTGGAGATCGCGGCCAGCCTCGCGGAGTACATCAACTACGTCACCCCGGTGCCCGCCGCCCAGGAGGTCGTCCGGAAGCACGCCGCCGAGGCGACCGGTGAGGACAAGCGGCTCCTCGAGCAGCTGGCCGAGAGCCCGCTGGTGTTCCCGTCCGAGGAGGACTACGCGAAGCTGCACGACTACCGCAACTTCACCAGCACCGAGGAGCAGCAGAAGTTCGAGCACATCTTCCAGGCGATCACCACATCATGA